CTATGAAAAGCAATTCGGTGACAAGACGGTCGCACCGCTCGTACGTCTTGGCCTGCTTGAGGCTGATGACGATGATCCTGCACACCGGGTCGTCTCGAAACGTGGCGAGGAAACCTGGAGCCAATTCGTCCAGAGAGGCGGTCAGTTCCCGGAAGACCTGACCAATCTCTAGCCCTATTCAGAAAGCTATTCCATGTCACAAGAAAACCATCGGATCGCCGCCGCCATCGATCTGCGAATGCGACAACTGGAAAAGCAGGGCATTCAAGGAGCGGCGGTCGTCCATCATATGCTTGGCTATATGCAGGGTCTTCAGCAGATTTACGACACGGCTTCGGACAAGGTGCTGTCGAACCTGTGTCAGCGCTATCCGGGCTTCTATCGCTATGCGGATATGATGGAGTCCATGTCCGAGAGAAATCAGCAAATGATCGAGGCGGGAACGCACCCCTACCGCGATCTGCCTGAACTTCCCGAGAAGCTGAAGCGGAGCTTGGCTGCATTGATGGCCAGTGCGGCCGATCTCGAACGTGCCTTCCAGTCTGCCGTGGATTGCGGTGACTTCGCCCGTCACGTCGACCAACTCGACAGCCTGAAACGGCAATGGGGCGCGGATTTGCAGCGCCTGGTCGAGTTGTTTCGCTCTTCAGACGTTGCTCCCCAAAGCCAACTCATCGTGCAAAGCGCCCTCAAAGCCATGGCTGAGCGAATTAATCGGCTCGGGTGAGCAATTGGTGAGCAATCTGGTCCCTGAAGCCGCCGCTAAACGTAGGACATTGATAAAACCCTTAACGTAGGATTCCGCCCTCAGCCGGAGCCGACCCCTTCATCGCCGAGGCCGGCGCCGACGATCCGTTGGCGATCTCGATCACCTCCGGGAATCGCGTCATCCTGCCGGAGCCGCCCCGCACGCCCGAGGCCGCAATGCGCCTCATTGAGCAGTTTGTCGGCCAGGCGATAGTGCGGGTCGGAGTGACGCGCTATCCGGCCGGCCACGGCATATCCGACCCCTCCGAGCTCAGTCCCGGCCTGGTCGATCCTTGCGAGAACATCCGCATGGGAACTGCTCTATTTGGAAAGGTTCACCGGATTGTCACTCACGCCCGCGGCGCGGCCGACGGGTCGGCGTTCACCCAATCCCTCGAGGCTTGGCGGACGGGCATGTTCGAGGGCCGATATGTCTTCGGCGAGGCCGATCCGGGTCCGCTATCCACGGCGGAAGCGGAACTCGATCATGACGAGGTACCCAGCGTTACCGGCGAAGACCCCGATCCCGCTACGGTTCCCGACCGGACGGCGGTTCAAGACGGAGAGGCGCTCGATCCGAACCACGCTGGAATTCGAATCGACCTCTCCCCCATTGGTACTGGAAGAGATCCATAGATAGGTTTCGCCAGAGTGAGGTCCGAACGAGGCCACACGCAGGACAGTCGGAAATCCTATTCTTTCTGGCCTGCGCCAAAGCAGGCATCGGGAAGGCCGAGGCGGCGGCAAAGCGCTGCCACGCCCACCCGGAGCCGCGTCGTATGATCTTCATCGCGCGCTCATGCCGTCAAAGCATCGCTCCGTATCCCATTCTCATTTCGGCATTCGCGCGAGCGCATCCGCGAAGAAGGGAGCAAAACCCTCGGGATGCTCGCTCATCGGGAAATGACCGAGTTCATCCATCACGGCCAGCGTGGCGCCGGAGATGGCATCGGCGGTCCGTCTGGCGTCTTCGGGCGTGCAGGTCAGGTCATAGGCGCCGACGAGCAGGTGCACCGGAGTTTTGCTCGTGTCGATCAGGTTCAGCCGCGCTACCAGGCTGTTGTCGCGGGTGTAGAAGCTCAGGTCTCCGCGGAACACGCCCGGCCCCGATTGCATGAACATCCATTGCGTATTCCAGCGTTCGGCATTGGGCGCATGAGGGCTGATATTGGCCGAAACCAGCGCTGCGCCCATTTCCCCGCCATGGGCATCGGGACGGTGGAACCAGTCGATGTCGTACCAGGCGGGCTGGTAGTCGCTGGCCTCGATGGCAATGAAACCGGCGAACCGATCGGGATGCAGCGCGGCCAATTGCAGCGCGATGCGCCCGCCCATTGAGCAGCCGGCCAGTACCGGCCGGTCGAGACCCAGCGCCACCATGAGCGCCAGGATGGTTTCTACATAGGCCTCGGTGGTCAGCAGGTATTCGCGGGTCTCGAACCCTTCCGGTGGCAGCGACTTGCCGTGCCAGGGCATGTCAAAGGCGACGAACCGATTGTGGGCGATGAAGCGCCGGTCGTTCATCACATGGCGCCATTGCCGGGTATCGGCACCAGCGGTATGCAGGCACAGCACGGGGCGCCCCTGGCCTGCTTCCTCGAAATAGATCCGGTATCTCTCGCCGCCCTGCTCGATGGCAACATAGCGACCGGTGATCGGTTCGATGCTCATGCTGCTT
This sequence is a window from Xanthobacter dioxanivorans. Protein-coding genes within it:
- a CDS encoding alpha/beta fold hydrolase; the protein is MSIEPITGRYVAIEQGGERYRIYFEEAGQGRPVLCLHTAGADTRQWRHVMNDRRFIAHNRFVAFDMPWHGKSLPPEGFETREYLLTTEAYVETILALMVALGLDRPVLAGCSMGGRIALQLAALHPDRFAGFIAIEASDYQPAWYDIDWFHRPDAHGGEMGAALVSANISPHAPNAERWNTQWMFMQSGPGVFRGDLSFYTRDNSLVARLNLIDTSKTPVHLLVGAYDLTCTPEDARRTADAISGATLAVMDELGHFPMSEHPEGFAPFFADALARMPK
- a CDS encoding lysozyme family protein, which encodes MPPSAGADPFIAEAGADDPLAISITSGNRVILPEPPRTPEAAMRLIEQFVGQAIVRVGVTRYPAGHGISDPSELSPGLVDPCENIRMGTALFGKVHRIVTHARGAADGSAFTQSLEAWRTGMFEGRYVFGEADPGPLSTAEAELDHDEVPSVTGEDPDPATVPDRTAVQDGEALDPNHAGIRIDLSPIGTGRDP